A stretch of the Mycolicibacterium celeriflavum genome encodes the following:
- a CDS encoding IS256 family transposase: protein MAETFSAETLDSLIKDAVKSGTPIDGADGLLNELTKAVLERALNSELTHHLGYESGDPAGRGSGNSRNGTTSKTVTTVNGPVQIDAPRDRNGSFEPAIVPKKARRLNNINSVVLSLYSRGMTTRDIEAHLAEVYGAAVSRELISNVTDVVVDEIKAWQSRPLDEVYPILYIDGLRLRIKDNGVVTTKVAYLAIGVDLEGRKHALGVWIQDSEGAKFWQKVVIDLRNRGVRDILIACCDGLTGLPDAIRSCYPDTVVQTCVVHVIRNAMRFVSYKDRKKVATSMRAIYGAATVEAAELALKDFDTAFGAQYPGAIDVWRNAWPEFVPFLDFPVELRKIVYTTNAIESINFQLRKITKNRGHFPDKDAAMKLLYLGLRNISSERGGFSGTGTYNWTVALNTLARLFPGRIPLC, encoded by the coding sequence CTGGCCGAGACGTTCTCGGCGGAGACGTTGGATTCGTTGATCAAGGATGCGGTGAAGTCGGGTACCCCGATCGATGGCGCGGATGGTTTGCTCAACGAGTTGACCAAGGCGGTGCTGGAGCGGGCGCTGAATTCGGAGTTGACCCATCATCTGGGCTATGAGTCCGGTGATCCGGCTGGGCGCGGCTCGGGCAATTCCCGCAACGGCACCACGTCCAAGACGGTGACCACGGTCAACGGCCCGGTGCAAATCGACGCGCCGCGCGACCGCAACGGCTCCTTTGAGCCGGCGATCGTGCCGAAGAAGGCCCGTCGGCTCAACAACATCAATTCCGTTGTGCTGTCGCTGTATTCGCGCGGTATGACCACCCGCGACATCGAGGCCCACCTGGCGGAGGTGTACGGGGCTGCGGTGTCGCGGGAGTTGATCTCCAATGTCACAGACGTCGTCGTCGATGAGATCAAGGCCTGGCAGTCCCGCCCGCTCGACGAGGTCTATCCGATCCTGTATATCGACGGGCTGCGGCTGCGGATCAAGGACAACGGTGTGGTCACCACCAAGGTGGCCTATCTGGCCATTGGGGTGGATCTGGAGGGCCGCAAACATGCCCTGGGGGTGTGGATCCAAGACTCCGAGGGCGCCAAATTCTGGCAGAAAGTCGTCATCGATCTGCGCAACCGCGGGGTCCGTGACATCCTGATCGCCTGCTGCGACGGGCTGACCGGGCTGCCCGATGCGATCCGCTCGTGCTACCCCGACACCGTGGTGCAGACCTGCGTGGTGCACGTGATCCGCAACGCGATGCGGTTCGTGTCCTACAAGGACCGCAAGAAGGTCGCGACGTCGATGCGGGCGATCTACGGCGCGGCGACCGTGGAGGCCGCCGAACTCGCGCTCAAGGACTTCGACACCGCATTCGGCGCCCAGTATCCCGGCGCGATTGATGTGTGGCGCAACGCCTGGCCTGAGTTCGTGCCGTTCCTGGACTTCCCGGTGGAGCTGCGCAAGATCGTCTACACCACCAACGCGATCGAGTCGATCAACTTCCAGCTGCGCAAGATCACCAAAAATCGCGGTCACTTTCCCGACAAGGACGCCGCGATGAAGTTGCTGTATCTGGGATTGCGCAACATCTCCAGCGAGAGAGGAGGCTTCTCAGGCACCGGCACTTACAACTGGACTGTGGCATTGAACACACTGGCTAGGCTGTTCCCCGGTCGAATCCCGTTGTGCTAG
- a CDS encoding TetR/AcrR family transcriptional regulator — translation MSDSPAKQLVEAGIRILERDGLAALSARKLAAESGTSTMAVYTHFGGMTGLIDSIASETFARFTQALTDAPVTDDPVTDFLVMGARYREFALENPQRYQMMFGTSAQSLSRHHADLTVTGSSTDRAEFAVSFEALLTAVRRMVEAGRIRDDGIAVMAGRMWSIVHGAVLLEMAGFFGREGHGLTQILGPLTVDALVGMGDERDKAMQSLTAATTMLFGM, via the coding sequence GTGAGTGACAGTCCCGCCAAGCAACTGGTCGAGGCCGGCATCCGAATTCTCGAGCGGGACGGCCTGGCGGCGCTCAGCGCGCGCAAACTGGCCGCCGAATCCGGGACGTCGACGATGGCGGTGTACACGCACTTCGGCGGCATGACCGGCCTCATCGACTCGATCGCCAGCGAGACGTTCGCGCGCTTCACCCAGGCGCTGACGGATGCGCCGGTGACCGACGATCCCGTGACCGACTTCCTCGTGATGGGTGCGCGGTACCGCGAGTTCGCATTGGAGAACCCGCAGCGCTACCAGATGATGTTCGGCACCTCCGCGCAATCGCTGAGCCGCCATCACGCCGACCTGACCGTGACGGGCAGCTCGACCGACCGCGCCGAGTTCGCGGTGTCGTTCGAGGCGTTGTTGACCGCGGTGCGAAGGATGGTCGAGGCGGGACGTATCCGCGACGACGGCATCGCCGTGATGGCGGGGCGGATGTGGAGCATCGTCCACGGCGCGGTACTGCTGGAGATGGCCGGCTTCTTCGGGCGCGAGGGTCACGGGCTGACCCAGATACTCGGGCCGCTGACTGTCGACGCGCTGGTCGGAATGGGCGACGAGCGGGACAAGGCGATGCAGTCGTTGACGGCCGCGACGACGATGCTGTTCGGCATGTAG
- a CDS encoding carotenoid oxygenase family protein produces the protein MTNRYLEGAFAPLTEEHTLTDLEVTGTIPEHLDGRYLRNGPNPVGELNPELYHWFIGDGMVHGIRIRDGKAEWYRNRWVRGPQTAKALGEQAPSGRFPISGIGANTNVIGHAGRTLALIESGVTNMELTDELDTVGACDFDGTLTGGYTAHPKRDPDTGELHAVSYSMYRGNTVQYSVIGADGRARHTVDVEVAGSPMMHDFSLTENHVVFYDLPVTFDARMAVEMTVPRGLRLVSRLVLSALIGRVRIPDPISARQPAGDASDRRFPYSWNPRYPARVGVMPRDGGNADVRWFEVEPCYVFHPMNAYDDDGTIVLDVVRHPKMFDTNHLGPDEGPPTLDRWTIDLADGKVRESRVDDRGQEFPRVDERRVGKRHRYGYAPTVGEGDGSDTLLKHDFVGGDTLSRSFGDGKVLGEFVFEASSPDAAEDDGVLMGFVYDSRTDSSDLALLDARTLQDVASIKLPHRMPAGFHGNWVST, from the coding sequence ATGACGAACCGCTATCTCGAAGGCGCTTTCGCGCCCCTTACCGAAGAGCACACGCTGACCGACCTCGAGGTCACCGGCACGATCCCCGAGCACCTCGACGGGCGCTATCTGCGAAATGGGCCGAATCCGGTCGGCGAGCTCAATCCGGAGCTGTACCACTGGTTCATCGGAGACGGCATGGTGCACGGCATCCGGATCCGCGATGGCAAGGCGGAGTGGTATCGCAACCGCTGGGTCCGCGGTCCGCAGACCGCGAAGGCTCTGGGGGAGCAGGCGCCATCCGGTCGATTCCCGATCTCCGGTATCGGCGCGAACACCAACGTCATCGGACACGCCGGCAGGACGCTGGCCCTGATCGAATCCGGTGTCACGAACATGGAACTCACCGACGAGCTTGACACCGTCGGGGCATGCGACTTCGACGGGACACTGACCGGTGGATACACCGCCCACCCCAAGCGTGACCCCGACACCGGTGAGCTGCACGCCGTTTCGTACAGCATGTATCGCGGCAACACCGTGCAGTACTCGGTGATCGGCGCGGACGGCCGCGCACGACACACGGTCGATGTCGAGGTCGCGGGCAGCCCGATGATGCACGACTTCTCCCTGACGGAGAACCACGTTGTGTTCTACGATCTGCCGGTCACGTTCGACGCACGCATGGCGGTAGAGATGACGGTGCCGCGCGGTCTGCGGCTGGTCTCGCGACTTGTGTTGTCGGCCTTGATCGGTCGGGTGCGAATCCCGGATCCGATCAGCGCTCGGCAACCGGCGGGTGACGCATCCGACCGTCGGTTCCCCTACTCCTGGAACCCGAGATATCCCGCCCGGGTGGGCGTCATGCCGCGCGACGGCGGCAACGCGGACGTGCGCTGGTTCGAGGTCGAGCCCTGCTACGTGTTCCATCCGATGAACGCCTATGACGACGACGGCACCATCGTGCTCGACGTCGTGCGGCATCCGAAGATGTTCGACACGAACCACCTTGGGCCAGATGAAGGCCCGCCGACACTCGATCGCTGGACTATCGATCTCGCCGACGGCAAGGTCCGCGAATCTCGCGTCGACGATCGCGGTCAGGAGTTCCCGCGCGTCGACGAACGGCGGGTGGGCAAACGTCACCGCTACGGATATGCGCCGACCGTCGGCGAGGGCGACGGCAGCGACACGCTGCTCAAGCATGACTTCGTCGGCGGCGACACCCTGTCTCGGTCCTTCGGCGACGGAAAAGTACTCGGAGAGTTCGTGTTCGAGGCATCCTCACCGGACGCGGCCGAGGACGACGGCGTGTTGATGGGCTTCGTCTACGACAGTCGGACCGACAGCAGCGACCTCGCGCTGCTCGACGCACGAACCTTGCAGGACGTGGCCAGCATCAAGCTTCCGCACCGCATGCCCGCCGGCTTCCACGGCAACTGGGTGTCGACATAG
- the glsA gene encoding glutaminase A, producing the protein MAELVQRYLDQILAEHADDTGGALADYIPELTRVDPDGFGLSLSLADGYVYESRDTALEFTIQSVSKPFTYALALDRLGFDAVDAKIGVEPSGEAFNEISVDETTKAPKNPMINAGAIAAVSLVPGTSADERFDQIRDFYSACAGRELTVDDDIYPSEKATGSRNRAIAYMLQSFGVLDGDPDEILDVYFRQCSIKVTTTDLAQMAATLARGGIDPVWGRRVAAAAVVQRTLSVMVTCGMYDAAGDWVSAVGMPAKSGVGGGIAAVLPAQLGIGVYSPLLDDKGNSVRGVKVCRDLSAGLGLHFLSVTREARSTIRDAYDAAAGVRIYELHGDLLFAGAEQVLRTVDEECDGFDVAILELSRVDDVNDAARRMLAGMHESLTAAGKEGYVVDPDGTLAATDAAQARVFGTLDGALRAAQSFQRTSSGG; encoded by the coding sequence ATGGCCGAACTGGTGCAGCGATACCTGGACCAGATTCTCGCGGAGCACGCCGACGATACTGGCGGCGCACTGGCCGACTACATTCCCGAACTGACTCGGGTCGACCCCGACGGATTCGGCTTGTCGCTGTCACTGGCGGACGGCTATGTATACGAATCCCGCGACACCGCCCTCGAATTCACCATCCAGTCAGTGTCCAAGCCCTTCACCTATGCCCTCGCACTCGACCGCCTCGGCTTCGATGCCGTCGACGCCAAGATCGGCGTGGAACCCTCCGGCGAAGCGTTCAACGAGATCAGCGTCGACGAAACCACCAAGGCGCCGAAGAACCCGATGATCAACGCCGGCGCCATCGCGGCCGTCTCTCTGGTACCCGGCACCTCCGCCGACGAGCGGTTCGACCAGATCCGCGACTTCTATTCGGCGTGTGCGGGTCGTGAGCTGACGGTCGACGACGACATCTACCCGTCGGAGAAGGCGACCGGAAGCCGGAACCGCGCGATCGCTTACATGTTGCAGAGTTTCGGCGTGCTCGACGGTGATCCCGATGAGATCCTCGACGTCTACTTTCGTCAATGCTCGATCAAGGTGACGACCACCGATCTGGCCCAGATGGCCGCCACCCTTGCGCGCGGCGGCATCGACCCGGTGTGGGGACGGCGAGTGGCTGCCGCGGCAGTGGTCCAGCGGACGCTGAGCGTGATGGTCACCTGCGGCATGTACGACGCGGCGGGGGACTGGGTCAGCGCCGTCGGCATGCCGGCGAAGAGCGGCGTCGGCGGCGGAATCGCGGCCGTGTTGCCCGCTCAGCTCGGAATCGGGGTCTACTCACCGCTGCTGGACGACAAGGGCAACAGCGTGCGGGGGGTGAAGGTGTGCCGCGATCTGTCGGCCGGCCTCGGACTGCACTTCCTTTCGGTCACCCGCGAAGCCCGCTCGACGATCCGGGACGCGTACGACGCCGCTGCAGGTGTCCGGATCTACGAACTGCACGGTGATCTCCTGTTCGCCGGCGCCGAACAGGTGCTGCGCACCGTTGACGAGGAGTGCGACGGTTTCGACGTGGCCATCCTGGAGTTGTCGAGGGTCGACGACGTCAACGATGCCGCCCGCCGGATGCTCGCCGGCATGCACGAGTCGCTCACTGCCGCAGGCAAAGAGGGTTACGTCGTGGATCCCGACGGCACATTGGCCGCCACTGATGCCGCGCAGGCCAGAGTGTTCGGCACCCTCGACGGCGCGTTGCGCGCCGCGCAGAGTTTCCAGCGAACAAGCTCAGGCGGGTGA